The genome window GCGCCGTAAAAACCCTCGATACCACCAATTTTGACAGCGAGGTGGCGGGGCCTCAGCCCGTGATGGTCGATTTCTACACCGACTGGTGCGCCCCCTGCCAGATCCTGGGACCCCAGGTGGAGCGGATCGCGCAAACATACGCCGACCGGGCCAGCGTGGCTAAGCTCAATGTCGACGCCAGCGGCCAGGTGGCTGCCCGGTTCGGCGTCCAGGGAATCCCAACCGTGCTGTTTTTCAAGGACGGCAAGCTGGTGGACCGCGTGGTCGGCCTGGTGCCGGAGGAGGAGCTGACCAGCAGGCTCGATTCATTAATCGACTAGTTTTGCCAATTTTTTGCCAACAAAACCGTGGCTATTACATCCTGATAGGATAGAAACATTTTTACGGGGAGATTTAAAAATGAAGATGGAACGGATTATTCGTGCGGTAGCCGGTAGTTTCGTGCTGGGTTCGCTGGCCCTGGGGTGGTGGGTTCATCCGGGCTGGTTCCTGTTCACGGCCTTCGTGGGTGCCAACCTGCTGCAATCGTCGATTACCAGGTGGTGCCTGATGGAGGATATCCTGGCCAAACTCGGTATCGCCGAAAAGCCGCAGCAGTGAACCGGAAACCTGCGCACACAGGAGGTATTGCATTGTTCAGGACAAATTACATTTCCATGCCGCTGACTGTGCTGGCCGCCCTGGTCCTG of Candidatus Glassbacteria bacterium contains these proteins:
- the trxA gene encoding thioredoxin; its protein translation is MSAVKTLDTTNFDSEVAGPQPVMVDFYTDWCAPCQILGPQVERIAQTYADRASVAKLNVDASGQVAARFGVQGIPTVLFFKDGKLVDRVVGLVPEEELTSRLDSLID
- a CDS encoding DUF2892 domain-containing protein, whose product is MKMERIIRAVAGSFVLGSLALGWWVHPGWFLFTAFVGANLLQSSITRWCLMEDILAKLGIAEKPQQ